The following are from one region of the Ruficoccus sp. ZRK36 genome:
- a CDS encoding GIY-YIG nuclease family protein, whose protein sequence is MELPEGIKRVECPEPVEGLSWIYILLMRNGMYYVGQTRDVSRRIQRHADGTGSRQAKQLKEFALVYIEGPVPHDAATKRERQLKKWSHAKKEALIKGDFEAVKRLSKSREN, encoded by the coding sequence ATGGAACTGCCCGAAGGGATCAAACGCGTCGAATGCCCTGAGCCTGTCGAAGGGCTTTCTTGGATTTACATCCTGCTTATGCGAAACGGCATGTACTATGTCGGACAGACGCGTGATGTTTCCAGGCGTATACAACGTCATGCTGACGGGACTGGCTCGCGACAGGCGAAACAACTGAAAGAGTTCGCTTTAGTATACATCGAAGGCCCTGTGCCACACGATGCTGCTACTAAGCGGGAACGCCAACTCAAGAAGTGGTCGCATGCGAAAAAGGAAGCTCTTATCAAGGGAGACTTCGAAGCAGTAAAGCGTCTGAGTAAATCGCGAGAAAACTGA